In a single window of the Candidatus Aegiribacteria sp. genome:
- a CDS encoding DUF362 domain-containing protein, whose amino-acid sequence MKSKVAVLKTSPDTVLEDYHRLLESIDYLDFLDKNQDVLLKINVSWHHWYPACSTTSWQLDGVIRSLLKDGFSKDQLVSTHNRTVVVSDKKGEIKNHLRQVDEDLHGIRKVRLYEKPVKWVEFKPDKPFRVLGKIFPDGVKVPDILIGKNIIHLPTMKTHVFTTITGAMKNAFGGLLSERRHWTHSVIHETLVDLLRIQKEIHPGILAVMDGTFAGEGPGPRAMIPHVKNYILASADQVAIDAISAKMQGFDPMKLDFIRLAHEEGLGVGDTAEIEIVGEDISKVNFHFMQTETFASRGQKAIYHGWLKPLENILLRSPIVPWSFYASRLYHDVFWLNIVGKKRIKEALATPWGELFKKYASVETIPDSKGIESGE is encoded by the coding sequence ATGAAAAGTAAAGTCGCTGTGCTGAAAACATCACCAGATACCGTTCTGGAGGATTATCACAGGCTTCTCGAAAGCATTGATTATCTGGATTTCCTGGATAAGAACCAGGACGTTCTGCTTAAGATAAATGTGTCATGGCATCACTGGTATCCAGCCTGCTCCACGACATCTTGGCAGCTTGATGGTGTGATAAGAAGCCTCCTGAAGGATGGTTTCAGTAAAGATCAGCTCGTTTCCACCCACAACAGGACCGTTGTTGTCAGTGATAAGAAAGGTGAAATTAAAAACCATCTCAGGCAGGTCGATGAAGACCTGCATGGAATTCGAAAGGTCAGACTTTACGAAAAACCGGTGAAATGGGTTGAATTCAAACCGGACAAGCCTTTCAGAGTACTTGGAAAGATCTTCCCTGATGGTGTAAAAGTTCCGGACATCCTCATAGGAAAGAATATTATTCATCTTCCAACAATGAAAACACATGTATTTACAACAATCACAGGCGCGATGAAGAACGCTTTCGGGGGTCTGCTCAGCGAGCGTCGCCACTGGACACACAGTGTCATACATGAGACCCTTGTTGATCTTCTCAGAATACAGAAGGAGATACATCCCGGTATTCTTGCAGTAATGGATGGAACATTTGCCGGAGAAGGACCCGGTCCGAGAGCGATGATTCCCCATGTTAAGAACTATATCCTGGCTTCCGCGGATCAGGTGGCAATTGATGCGATTAGCGCGAAAATGCAGGGGTTTGATCCGATGAAACTGGATTTCATAAGGCTTGCTCACGAAGAAGGACTCGGAGTTGGAGATACGGCAGAAATCGAGATTGTGGGAGAAGACATCTCAAAGGTGAACTTCCATTTTATGCAGACAGAGACTTTCGCAAGCAGAGGTCAGAAGGCTATCTACCACGGCTGGCTGAAACCTCTGGAGAATATCCTGCTCAGAAGTCCAATTGTTCCATGGTCTTTTTACGCGAGCAGGTTATATCATGATGTGTTCTGGCTGAATATTGTTGGTAAGAAAAGAATCAAGGAAGCTCTCGCGACTCCGTGGGGAGAGCTTTTTAAGAAGTATGCTTCAGTTGAAACCATACCGGATTCTAAAGGGATCGAAAGTGGAGAGTAA